CGGCGCCGTGGGGCAACCTCGCCATGGGCGGCGTCGTCTCGCTCGTCACCGCCAGGCCCGAGTCGCGTGCGGGCGGCGCGGTGGTCGAGGGCGGCACGCACGACACGGTGCGCGCCGACGGCTGGGCGACGGATCGGCAGGGGAGCGTCGGGCTCGGCGTCGGCGGCGGCTGGCTCGCGACCGGCGGATGGCCGATCGTGCGGGCGGATCAGCGCGGCGCCATCGACGTACCGGCCGGCTCCGCCCGCGGCGTGCTCGACACGCGCGCCGAGTGGACGCCGCCCGAGGGCGCGCGGTTCCACGCCCGCGCCAACCTGTTCGACGAGACGCGCGACAACGGCACCCCGCTCACCGGCAACGACAGCCGCGCCGCCGACGTCGCGGCGGGCGTGCGCTGGCGCGCCTTCGGCGGCGACGGGGCGGTGCAGGCGTTCGGCAAGCTCGGCCGTTTCGCGAGCACGTTCTCGAGCCAGGGCGCGGATCGCCGCAGCGAGCAGCCGGCGTCGGACCAGTTCGACGTGCCGAGCAGCGCCGCCGGCGCCGCCGCCACGTGGTGGGGCGCCGCCGGGCCGCACGCGATCGGCGCCGGCACCGACGTCTACTGGATCGACGGCGCCAGCAACGAGGACGGCCGCTTCGTCGACGGCCGCTTCACCCGCCGGCGCGCGGCCGGCAGCGAGGAGCTGTTCGCCGGCGCCTGGGCGCAGGGCACGGCGGCCCTGCACCCGCGTCTCGCGGCGACGCTCGGCCTGCGACTCGACGGCTGGCGGACGGCGAACGGCTTTCGCCGCGAGCGCGACCTCACCGCCGGCGCGGCGCTGCGCGACGATGCGCTGCCGTCGCGCCACGCCGTGCTCGCGAGCCCGAGCCTCCTCGTGCGCTGGACGCTCGACGACGGCTGGGCGCTGCGCGGCGGCGCGTCGCGCGGCTGGCGCGCGCCGACGGTGAACGAGCTGGTGCGCGGCTTCCGCGTGCGCAACGACGTCACCGAGCCGAACCCGGACCTCGACCCCGAGGTGCTGACCGGCGGCGAGGTCGGCGTCGAGCGGCTCGGCGCGCGCTGGAGCGGCGTGGTGACGGCGTACTGGAGCGTCGTCGACGACCCGATCGCGAACGTCACCGTCGGCCGTGGCCCCGGCGACGTCGTCCCGTGCGGCTTCGTGCCGGCGGGCGGCGTCTGCCGCCAGCGCATGAACCTCGGCCGCAGCCGCGTACGCGGCGTCGAGGCCGAGGGCGAGGTCGCGCTGTGGCGCGAGCTGCACCTCACCCTGGGCGGCCTCTACGCCGACGCCGTGATCGTCGACGGCGGTCCGGCGCCGGGGCTCGACGGCAGGCGGCCGGCCCAGGTGCCGCAGCTCGAGGGCAGCACGGGGCTGCGCTGGGCGCCGGCGCGCGGCCTGCAGGCGGCGGTGCAGGTGCGCTACGGCGGCCTCCAGTACGAGGACGACGGCAACACGTTGCCGCTCGGCGGCTACGCCACCATGGACGTGCGGCTCGGCTGGCGCTTCGGGCGCTTCGAGGCCTTCGTCGCGGTCGACAACGCGCTCGACCGCACGTATCTCGTCGGCCGCTCGGCCGACGGCCTCGAGACCATCGGCATGCCGCTGCTCGCACATGGCGGGCTGCGGGCGCGGTTCTGAGGTCGTCTGGCGCGGCGGGCGTGGTTTCGCCGCCCGTGGCGGCTCTGCTACATCCGGGCGGATCATGTCCACGGTCCGCGCCATCGATCCCGCGACGCTTCCGAAGCACTTCGACGCCGCCGAGGCGGAGCGACGCTGGCACGCGGCGTGGGATCGCCTGCGCACCTACGCCTGGGATCCGGCCCGGGGCCGCGACGAAACCTTCGTCGTCGACACGCCGCCGCCCACCGTCTCGGGCTCGCTGCACGTCGGTCACGTCTTCAGCTACACGCACGCCGACTGCCTGGCGCGCTACCAGCGCATGCGCGGCCGCAACGTCTTCTATCCGATGGGGTGGGACGACAACGGCCTGCCCACGGAGCGGCGGGTGCAGAACTTCTACAACATCCGCTGCGACCCGAGCGTGCCGTCGCGCGGCGTGCCCGACGTGCCGCCGCCGGGGAACGCGAAGGAGGCGCCGGCGCTGGTCTCGCGGCCCGACTTCATCGGCCATTGCCTCGTCCTCACGCGCGAGGACGAGGAGGCGTTCAAGGCGCTGTGGACGCGGCTCGGGCTGTCGGTCGACTGGTCGCTCGAATACTCGACCATCGATGCGCACTGCCGGCGCACGGCCCAGCTCTCCTTCCGCGACCTCTGGGACAAGGGCCACGTCTACAGCCTCGAAGCGCCAACCATGTGGGACGTCGACTTCCAGACCGCGGTGGCGCAGGCCGAGGTGGAAGACCGGCCGACACGCGGCGCCTTCCACCACGTGGCCTTCGGCGTCGACGGCAGCTCCGAGCACTTCGTCATCGCCACCACGCGCCCCGAGCTGCTGCCCGCCTGCGTCGGCGTGACCGCGCACCCGGACGACGCGCGCTACGAGCACCTCTTCGGCAAGCACGCGCTCACCCCGATCTTCCGCGTGCCGGTGCCGATCTTCCCGAGCGAGCTCGCGGATCCCGAGAAGGGCACCGGCATCCTCATGGTGTGCACCTTCGGCGACGCCACCGACGTGCAGTGGTGGCGCGAGCAGCGGCTCCAGCTGCGCCAGATCATCGGCCGCAACGGCCGTCTCGTGCCGGTCGAGTTCGGCAGCGAGGGCTGGGAGAGCCGCGACCCGGAGCGCGCCAACGCCGCCTACGCCGAGATCACCGGTAAGGCGATGAACGGGGCGCGCCAGAAGATCGTAGAGCAGCTGCGCGACGCCGCCAACGCCGCGACGCCGGGCGGTGGGCCGCCGCTGCGCGAGGAGCCGAAGCCGCTCGAGCACAGCGTCAAGTACTACGAGAAGGGCGACCGCCCGCTCGAGTTCGTGACCACGCGCCAGTGGTTCGTGCGTCTCCTGCGCCAGAAGGACGCGCTGATCGCCAAGGGCGACGTCGTGCGCTGGCATCCCGACTTCATGCGGCTGCGCTTCCGCAACTGGACGGAGAACCTGAACGCCGACTGGTGCGTCAGCCGCCAGCGCTTCTTCGGCGTGCCGATCCCGGTCTGGTATCCGCTCGACGCGGACGGGCGCCCGCAGCACGACGCGGCCATCTGCGCCGACGCCGCGCAGATGCCCTGCGACCCGACCACCGACGTCCCGGCGGGCTACAGCGAAGCGCAGCGGGGCGCACCCGGCGGCTTCGTCGCCGACCCGGACGTCTTCGACACCTGGTTCACCAGCTCGCTGACGCCGCAGATCAGCTCGCACTGGCCGGCGGATGCGGCGCGCCACGCGCAGCTCTTTCCCGCCGACATCCGCCCGCAGAGCCACGAGATCATCCGCACGTGGGCGTTCTACACCATCGCCAAGGCGCTCCTGCACGAGGACACCATCCCGTGGCACCACGTGGTCGTGTCGGGATGGATCCTCGATCCGGACCGCAAGAAGATGTCGAAGTCGAAGGGCAACGTGGTGACGCCGATGCACCTCCTCGACGACTACGGCGCCGACGGCGTGCGCTACTGGGCGGCGTCGGCGCGCCTCGGCACCGACACCGCGTTCGACGACAAGGTGTTCAAGGTCGGCAAGCGCCTGGTGACGAAGCTCTTCAACGCCGGCAAGTTCGTGCTCGGGCAGGCCGGCCCGGTGGCGCCGATCACGGCGCCGCTCGACCGCGCCTTCGTCCACCGGCTCGCACGCCTGGTGGAGCAGGTGACCGCGCACTACGAGCGCTTCGACTACGCCCACGCGCTGCAGGACACCGAGGCGTTCTTCTGGCGCGACTTCACCGACACCTACCTCGAGCTGGTGAAGGGCCGCGCGCGCGACGCCGGCGCCGAGCAGGGGTCGGCGCTGGCGGCGCTGCGGCTCGGGCTGTCGGTGCTGCTCCGCCTGTTCGCGCCGGCGCTGCCGTACATCACCGAGGAAGTGTGGTCGTGGGCCTTCGCCGAGGACCACGGCGCGCCGACGATCCACCGTGCGGGCTGGCCGTCCGCGGCGGAGCTGGCGGGCGTCGCGTCGTCGGAGGACCCGGCCTGCTTCGACGCCGCCGTCGCCTGCTACGCGGCGATCAACAAGGCGAAGTCGGAGGGCGGCGTGTCGACCGGCCGTGCGGTCACGCAGATGACGCTCGCCGTCGACGCGGCGACGCGCACGCGCCTCGAGCCCGTGCTGGGCGACGTGCTCGCGGCGGCCCGCGTCGCCGGCCACCTCCTGGAGACCGCGCCCGACCTCGCGGACGGCGAGTTCCGCGTTGCGGACGCGGCGTTCGCACCCGCTCCGGCCGACGCATGAGCGCGGACCCCGTCTTCGACCATCCGCTCGTCGCACGGCTCCTCGAGCTCGCGATCGCGGAGGACGTGGGCGGCGGCGATCACACCTCGGAGGCGACCGTGCCCGCGTCGGCCCGGGCGCACGGCCGGCTGCTCGCGAAGCAGGAGCTCGTGGTCTGCGGCCTGCCGCTGCTGGAGCGCGTGTTCGCCCGGCTCGGCGGCGCCAGCGTGACGGTGATCGCGGCCGAGGGGCAGGCGGTAGCGGCGGGATCGGTCGTCGCCGGCGTCGGCGGTGCGGCGCGCACGCTCCTCGCCGGCGAGCGGCTGGCGCTGAACCTCGTGCAGCACCTCTGCGGCATCGCCACGCTGACGCGCGCCTGCGTCCAGCGCGTCGTCGGCACCGGCCTCGTGATCCGCGACACGCGCAAGACCGTCCCGGGCATGCGCGTGCTGGCGAAGTACGCCGTGCGCGCCGGCGGCGGCACCAACCATCGCCTGGCGCTCGACGACGCGATCCTGGTGAAGGACAACCACCTGTCGCTCGGCGGCGGCGACTTCGCCGCGGCGGTGACGGCGGCGCGGCGCGACTTCCCGGGGCTGCCGCTCGAGGTCGAGTGCCGCACGCTGGCCGAGGTCGAGCGTGCGGCGGCGGCGAACCCCGACCTCATCCTGCTCGACAACATGTCGCCGGCGCAGATGCGCGACGCGGTCGCCCGCGTCGCGGGCCGCGTGCCGCTGGAGGCGTCGGGCGGCATCGGGCTCGACGATCTCCCGGCGGTCGCCGCCGCCGGCGTGCAGTACGTCGCGATGGGCGCGCTCACGCACTCCGCGGGGGCGTGCGACCTCAGCCTCAAGCTCACGCCGGCGCGCTGAGCGCCGGCCGTCGCTGCGGCGCGCGCGCGCCGGCTGACGGCTCGCCGCACCGCGCAGCCCTCTGCTATCTCGGTCGCATGCCCCGCACGCAGCGGCCGGTTCCCGATCCCCGTCTCGTCGGCTGGTTGCGCGAGGCGGGACGCCCCGTCTCCGGCGAGGAGCTGGCCCGCCGCCTCGGCTGCTCGCGCGCCGCGGTGTGGAAGCACATCGCCGCGCTGCGCGCGCAGGGCTTCACCATCGGCGCGCACCACGCCCGCGGCTACTCGCTCGATGCCACGCCCGACCGGCTCGACCCGGTGACGCTCGCGCCGCTCCTGCGCGGGCGCTGGCGCACGATCGACTGGCACGCCGAGATCGACTCGACGCAGCGCCGCGCGCGCGAGCTCGGGCGGGCCGGGGCCGAGGAGGGCACGGTCGTGGTCGCCGAGGCGCAGAGCGCGGGGCGCGGACGGCTCGGCCGCAGCTGGCACTCGCCGCCGGGGCTGAACCTCTACTGCTCGATCCTGCTGCGGCCGCCGGTCGCGCTCGCCGAGGTGCCGCAGATCGCGCTCGTCGCCGGCCTCGCCGTCGCCGAGGCGGTCGAGGTCACGACCGGGCTCGGGCCGCGCCTCAAGTGGCCGAACGACGTGCTCCTCGGCGGTCGCAAGACGGCCGGCATCCTCACCGAGCTCGAGGCCGAGGAGGAGCGCGTGCAGCTCGTCATCGCCGGCATCGGGGTCAACCTCAACCTCGAGACCTTTCCCGACGAGCTGGCGGACAAGGCGACCTCGCTGCGCCGCGCGGTCGGGCGTCCGATCGACCGCGGCGCCTTCCTCGCCGGGTTGCTCGCCGCGTTCGAGGCGCGTTATGAGCGATTCCTCGCGTCCGGATTCGCGCCGATGCGTGCCGAGTGGGAGTCCTACGCTGCCTTGACGGGCAGGACGGTCCGGGTGGCCGCGCCGCAGGGCGAGGTCGCGGGTCGGGTGCTCGGCCTCGACGACGACGGCGCGCTGCGTCTCGACCCCGGCGACGGCGGCGTGGTGCGGGTGGTGGCCGGCGAGGTGTCGGTGGTGGACGGGTACGGAGAGTGAGGGTCGGATGCTGCTCGCGCTGAACGTCAACAACACGCACACGCTGGTCGGGCTCTACGAGGGCGAGAAGCTCCTCGTACACTGGCGACTCAGCACCGATCAGGCGCGCACGGTCGACGAGTACGGCGTGCTGCTGCGCGGGCTCTTCGCCGAGTGGGGGCAGCCGCGGCCGCCGATCACCGGCGTCGCCGTGTCGAGCGTCGTGCCGCCCATGAACGACCGCATCGAGGAGGTGTGCCGCCGCTTCTTCGGGCACGAGCCGCTGGTCGTCGGCCCCGGCGTGCGCACCGGCGTGCCGATCCTCTACGACAACCCGAAAGAGGTCGGGGCGGACCGCATCTGCAACGCCGTCGCCGCCTACGATCGGGTGCGCGGCGCCGCCATCGTCGTCGACTTCGGCACGGCGACGACCTTCGACGTGGTGACCGCGAAGGGCGAGTACGCCGGCGGGGTGATCGCTCCCGGCATCGGCATCTCGCTCGACGCGCTGGTCGCGCGCACCGCGAAGCTGCCGCGCGTCGAGCTGCAATGGCCGCCGCGCGTCGTCGGCAAGACCACCGTGCACGCGATCCAGGCCGGCGTCACCTTCGGCTACACCGCGCTGGTCGACGGCCTGGTCGACCGCATCCGCGCCGAGCAGGACCGCGACGCGCGCGTCATCGCCACCGGAGGACTCGGGGCGCTCATCGCCCCGCATTCGAGAACCATCGAGACCGTCGACGAGTTCTTGACGGTCGACGGTCTGCGCATGATCTGGGCCAGGAACGGAGGTCGGGATGCCACCTGACGAAGTGCAGAGGCTCCGCAGCGTCGCCATCGTCGGGCAGGGCGGCGGCGGCAAAACCACGGTCGCCGACGCCCTCCTGTTCGTCGCCGGCGCCGCCACCCGCATCGGCCGCGTCGACGACGGCTCGTCGGCGTTCGACACCGAGCCCGAGGAGCAGCGCCGCAAGAGCTCCCTCACCGCCAGCCTGCACCACGTCGGCTGGAAGAAGCACGAGATCGTGCTCATGGACACGCCGGGCTACGCGGCGTTCCTCCACGACGCCCACAACTGCCTCGTCGCCGCGACCGGCGCGGTGTTCGTCCTGGGAGCGACCGGCGGGGAGGTGAAGGTCGAGGCCGAGAAGCTCTGGGGCTGGCTGCGCGAGCGCGGCATCCCCGCCATCGGCTTCGTCACGCGGCTCGACCGCGAGCGCGCGAGCCTGGGGCAGGCCCTCGACGACCTGAAGCTGCTCGGCGTGCGTCCCGCCGTGCTCCAGGTGCCGATCGGGAGCGAGGCCGGATTCCGCGGCGTCGTCGACGTCCTCGCCGACAAAGCGTTCGTGTACGAGGACGAGGCGGTGCGCGAGGAGCCGGTGCCCGCCGAGATGGCCGACGCCGTCCGCGCCGCCCGCGAGCTGCTGACCGAGACCGTCGCCGAGGCAACCGACGAGCTGCTCGAGAAGTACCTCGAGCACGGCGAGCTCTCGCCCGAGGACCTCCTCGCCGGCCTGCACGAGGGCACGCGCGGCGGCAAGTTCCTGCCCATCCTGTGCGGGGCGGGCGTCCGCGGCATCGGCCTCCAGCCGCTGCTCGACGCCATCGTGACCATGCTGCCGCCGGCGTCGGAGCTGCCGCCGTGGGCCGGCGACGATCCGAAGACGGGCGCGAGCGTCGAGCGCCCCGCCGATCCGGCGGCGCCGTTCTCGGCCTACGTGCTGAAGACCATCGTCGACCCGCACGCGGGCAAGCTCTCGGTCCTGCGCGTCGTGTCCGGGCGTGCGCACGGCGACCTCACCGTCCTCAACTCGTACCGCGAGGGCCGTGAGCGGCTCGGGCATCTCGTGCGGCTCGAGGGCAGGAAGCAGGTGGGCGTCCAGCAGGCGTTCCCGGGCGACGTCGTCGCGGTCGCGAAGCTGAAGGACACGCACTCGGGCGACACGCTGTGCGACGAGAAGGCGCCGGTCGTGTTCCCGCCGCTCCCCGACGTGCCGGCGGTCATCTCGTTCGCGCTCCAGGCGAAGAGCCGCGCCGACGACGACAAGGTGATGCAGGGGCTCCACCGCCTGATGGAGGAGGACACGGGGCTGCGCGTCCACCGCGACGAGCAGACCAACGAGTTCGTGATCTCCGGCTCGGGACAGCTCCACGTCGAGCTGGCGGTCGAGCGCGTGCGGCGCAAGTTCGGCGTCGAGGTCGAGCTGAAGGCGCCGAAGGTGCCGTACAAGGAGACCATCCGCGGCAGCGCCAGGGCGCAGGGGCGCCATAAGAAGCAGACCGGCGGCCACGGCCAGTTCGCCGACTGCTGGCTCGAGCTGACGCCGCTGCCGCGCGGCGCCGGCTTCGAGTTCGAGGACGCCGTCGTCGGCGGCGCGATCCCGCGCCAGTTCATCCCCGCGGTCGAGAAGGGCTCGCGCGAGATGCTGGGGCAGGGAATCCTCGCCGGCTACCCCATCGTCGACGTGAAGGTGAAGGTCTACGACGGCTCCGCGCACGACGTCGACTCCTCGGAGATGGCGTTCAAGATCGCCGCGCACCTCGGCTTCCGCAAGGCCTTCGAGCAGGCGAAGCCGGTGCTGCTGGAGCCGATGATGGTGCTGACGGTCACCGTGCCCGACGAGCACATGGGCGACGTCATCGGCGATCTCAACAGCCGGCGCGGCAAGGTGCTCGGCGCCGAGCCGAAGGGCACCGGCCAGCAGGTGATCCGCGCCCAGGTGCCGATGGCCGAGGTGCTGCGCTACGCGCCGGACCTGCGCTCGATGACGCAGGGCCGCGGGGACTTCGCGCTCGAGCTGGCGCATTACGAGGAGGTGCCGGCGCACGTCGCCGAGCGCATCGTGAAGGACGCGGCGGGGGCGCGGGCGGAGAAGCATGCGTGACCCGGGCGGAGCCGACGAGGAGCTCGACGCCGACGCCGTCGCCCGCATCGTGCGCGAGATCGAGGCGGGAGAGGACTCCATCCTCGTCCCCTTCGAGCTGATCGGCGACTTCGAGCGCCCGCCGGGGACGGCGCCGCCGCCGAGCCTGTTCCAGGAGGTGCTCGGCATGAGCGTCTCGCAGAAGATCAAGCTCGCGCTGCGCGGCAACAAGGACGCGCGCACCATCCTCATCCGCGACAACAACAAGCTGGTGCGCCGCTTCGTGGTGATGAACCCGCGCATCACCGACGGCGAGGTCGTCCAGCTCTGCCGCAACCGCTCGGCCGACGACGAGCTGATCCGCATCGTCGCGGAGGACCGCGAGTGGGTGCGGAACTACCAGGTGAAGCTGGCCCTGGTGACCAACCCGAAGACGCCGCTCGTGATCGCGATGCGCCTCGTGGCGCAGCTCGGCGAGCGCGACGTGCGCGCGCTGGCGAAGTCGCGCAACGTCCCGCAGGCGGTCGCGGTGCAGGCGCGTCGCATCGTCGTCGAGAAGGACAAGAAGAGCAGCGGGGGCGGGAAGCACTGATGGGGCTGCCGTACGCCGTGGTGCGGCGGCTCGCGGCGGTGCGTGCGGCCGTCGAGCCGCCGGTGCGCCGCGTGCTCTTCGGCGCCGGGCCGAGCTGGCGCCGCCAGGCGAACGTGCTCCCCTGGCTCGACGCGCCCGACGCCGACGCGAAGGCGGCGGCGTCGGGCGCCGACGCGCCGTGGCTGCGGCAATGGGTGCGCGACGGCTACGTCGTCGCCGACGGGCTCGTCGACGCGGCCGACGTCGACGCCATGCTCGCGACCCTCGACGGCCTCTGGGACGCGCCCGCGCCCATCCCGCATCTCGACCTGCTGGGGCTGCGCGACGTTCGGGGCGGGGAGCAGTACACGCTCTCGCACGAGGCCCTGCTGGCGCGCCCGCCGGGCGAGCGTGCGCGCATCCGCGCCGCCTCCGACTGGCGCATCCACGGCTTCCACTACGTCAACGCGTCGGCGCGGCGGCTCTTCGGCAACCGGCGCCTGCGGGCCACGGCGTCGCGGCTGCTCGGCCGCCGCGCGCGCCCGTTCGCCGCCATCAACTTCATGTGCGGCAGCCAGCAGGACCTCCACCAGGACATGGGCGTGTTCCACGTCTGGCCGCAGAACTGGCTCCTGGGCGCGTGGATCGCGTGCGAGGACGTCGCCGCCGACAGCGGCCCGCTCGTCCTGTACCCCGGCTCGCACCGCGCGCCGTTCTTCCCGGGCTTCGCCGACTATCCCCAGACGAACCTGCGCACCGCCGACGCCGCGGGGACGGCGGCCTACCACCGCTACGTCGAGAAGGTCGCGGCGCGCTTTCCGCGCAAGGAGTTCCTCGCGACCAAGGGCCAGGTGCTCTTCTGGCACGGGATGCTGGTCCACGGCGGTGCGCCGGTCGCGCGCCCGGGCAGCACGCGCAAGTCGATGGTCCTGCACTATACCGTGCGCGGCGCCGACCGCGCCCGCGAGGTGCAGGGTCCGTTCCGCTGGTGAGCTACTCGACGTACCCGAGCGTCTTCAGCTTCTGGCGCAGGGCCGGGTCGGCGGCGCGGTCGGCGCGCGGCGGCGGCGGGGCGGTGGCGGCGTAGGTGGCGAGGGCCTCGCCGAGGGCGGCGCCCTGCGGCGCCTGCGGCTGGTCGTGTCGCTCCCCCGGGTCGGCGGCGAGATCGTAGAGCTCGCGGCGCGGGAGCGAGGGCGCGTCGATCAGCTTCCAGCGGTTCGTGCGCAGCGCCACGAGCGGCATCGGCTTGCGGTCGGGGCCGACCGCGGTCGAGGTCTCGCTGACGGCGCTGCGCATCGGCACCGCGGCGAGGAGGTTCGCGCCGGGGAGGTCCTCGGGCGTCTCGAGCCCGAGGCGCTCGGCGACGGTGGGCAGGAGATCGATGCCCTGCGCGGCGGAGGTGACGCGCCCGGGTGCCACGCCCGGCCCGGCGATGACCAGCGGCACGCGGATCGACTCCTCGTAGAGCTGGGTGCCGTGCTTCAGGCGCCCGTGCTCCTGGAACTCCTCGCCGTGATCGGCCGTGACGATGACGACGGTGCGGTCGGCGAGGCCGAGCGCGTCGAGGCCGGCGAGCAGCCGCCCGAAGGCGGCGTCCCACTCGGCGACCTCGGCGGCGTAGAGCTTCCGTACCCACGCCAGCTCGGGCGGCGTCAGGCCCGGGGCGCCCTTGTAGGTGATCCTGGTGGCGAGGTCGGTCACCCAGCCGCGCGCGACCTCGGGGCGCACGTCGGCCGGCGCCGGGGGCGGATTCGCCGGCGTGTAGGGATCGTGCGGCTCCATGAAGTGGACGTAGCCGAAGAAGCGCAGGTCGCGGTGCGCGCCGAGCCAGTCGAGGGCGGCGGCGTTGACGGTGGCGGCCGCCGGCCAGTTCCGCGCCTTCGGGTCCCAGCCGTACTCGACGAAGGTCTCGAACCCCTGCGCCAGGTTCGTGCCGCGGGTGACGAGCGGGTTGCTGGAGACGCCGAAGGTGGTGATGCCGGCCTGCGCGGCCAGCTCGGCGAGCGTCGTCACGCGGTCGGAGAGGAAGCCCCAGCGGCCGTCGTCCTGGCCGCCGCCGATGGCGCCGGTGGCGCCGTGGCTGCGCGGGTGGAGTCCGGTGAACAGCGTCGCGATCGACGGCAGCGTCCAGCACGATTGTGCGACCGCCTGCTCGAAGACGAGCCCGCGGGCGGCGAAGACGTCGAGGTTCGGCGTCGGGCTCGGGCTCGCGCCGAGGACGCCGACGTGGTCGGCGCGCAGCGTGTCGACCAGGACGACGAGGACGTTGGGACGCTCCGCCGACGCCGGCTGGCGCGGCACCGCGTCGCGCCGCACGACCCGTACCATGCCGAAGCCCGGGGTGCCGGCGAGCGGCGCCGAGGGATCCGTCGCCTCGGTGGCGAGCTCGATCTCGGCGGTGCGCGCGGCGGGGCCGAGCGCGACCTCGACGTCGAACCAGCGCCGATCGTGCCGCGTCGCGGCGGGATCGACGACCTGCGACCAGGCCTCGCGCCCGTCGACCCGGGCGCGGAAGCGCACGCCGCTCTTCTCCGCGTCCTTCTGGCCGTCGCCCGCGACCGCCACCGCGAAGCGCAGCGTGGCGTGCGCCGGCACGGCGAGCCGCCAGCGCAGGCGCGTTCCCGGCCAGGCGACCAGGCTCGGGCGCTGCCCGCCGCCCTCGCGC
The genomic region above belongs to bacterium and contains:
- a CDS encoding type III pantothenate kinase, producing the protein MLLALNVNNTHTLVGLYEGEKLLVHWRLSTDQARTVDEYGVLLRGLFAEWGQPRPPITGVAVSSVVPPMNDRIEEVCRRFFGHEPLVVGPGVRTGVPILYDNPKEVGADRICNAVAAYDRVRGAAIVVDFGTATTFDVVTAKGEYAGGVIAPGIGISLDALVARTAKLPRVELQWPPRVVGKTTVHAIQAGVTFGYTALVDGLVDRIRAEQDRDARVIATGGLGALIAPHSRTIETVDEFLTVDGLRMIWARNGGRDAT
- a CDS encoding biotin--[acetyl-CoA-carboxylase] ligase, whose translation is MPRTQRPVPDPRLVGWLREAGRPVSGEELARRLGCSRAAVWKHIAALRAQGFTIGAHHARGYSLDATPDRLDPVTLAPLLRGRWRTIDWHAEIDSTQRRARELGRAGAEEGTVVVAEAQSAGRGRLGRSWHSPPGLNLYCSILLRPPVALAEVPQIALVAGLAVAEAVEVTTGLGPRLKWPNDVLLGGRKTAGILTELEAEEERVQLVIAGIGVNLNLETFPDELADKATSLRRAVGRPIDRGAFLAGLLAAFEARYERFLASGFAPMRAEWESYAALTGRTVRVAAPQGEVAGRVLGLDDDGALRLDPGDGGVVRVVAGEVSVVDGYGE
- a CDS encoding elongation factor G, whose product is MPPDEVQRLRSVAIVGQGGGGKTTVADALLFVAGAATRIGRVDDGSSAFDTEPEEQRRKSSLTASLHHVGWKKHEIVLMDTPGYAAFLHDAHNCLVAATGAVFVLGATGGEVKVEAEKLWGWLRERGIPAIGFVTRLDRERASLGQALDDLKLLGVRPAVLQVPIGSEAGFRGVVDVLADKAFVYEDEAVREEPVPAEMADAVRAARELLTETVAEATDELLEKYLEHGELSPEDLLAGLHEGTRGGKFLPILCGAGVRGIGLQPLLDAIVTMLPPASELPPWAGDDPKTGASVERPADPAAPFSAYVLKTIVDPHAGKLSVLRVVSGRAHGDLTVLNSYREGRERLGHLVRLEGRKQVGVQQAFPGDVVAVAKLKDTHSGDTLCDEKAPVVFPPLPDVPAVISFALQAKSRADDDKVMQGLHRLMEEDTGLRVHRDEQTNEFVISGSGQLHVELAVERVRRKFGVEVELKAPKVPYKETIRGSARAQGRHKKQTGGHGQFADCWLELTPLPRGAGFEFEDAVVGGAIPRQFIPAVEKGSREMLGQGILAGYPIVDVKVKVYDGSAHDVDSSEMAFKIAAHLGFRKAFEQAKPVLLEPMMVLTVTVPDEHMGDVIGDLNSRRGKVLGAEPKGTGQQVIRAQVPMAEVLRYAPDLRSMTQGRGDFALELAHYEEVPAHVAERIVKDAAGARAEKHA
- a CDS encoding TonB-dependent receptor gives rise to the protein MRALARAALAAVLLLGAATAVAQPGEGAALPELVVEADRLPPGTAPGASVRVLDRATLDAAPVLTVDDALLPVPGFQLFRRQSSLVANPTSQGVSLRGLGASGTSRTLVLLDGVPLNDPFGGWVPWNRVSLEGLERIDVIRGPAAAPWGNLAMGGVVSLVTARPESRAGGAVVEGGTHDTVRADGWATDRQGSVGLGVGGGWLATGGWPIVRADQRGAIDVPAGSARGVLDTRAEWTPPEGARFHARANLFDETRDNGTPLTGNDSRAADVAAGVRWRAFGGDGAVQAFGKLGRFASTFSSQGADRRSEQPASDQFDVPSSAAGAAATWWGAAGPHAIGAGTDVYWIDGASNEDGRFVDGRFTRRRAAGSEELFAGAWAQGTAALHPRLAATLGLRLDGWRTANGFRRERDLTAGAALRDDALPSRHAVLASPSLLVRWTLDDGWALRGGASRGWRAPTVNELVRGFRVRNDVTEPNPDLDPEVLTGGEVGVERLGARWSGVVTAYWSVVDDPIANVTVGRGPGDVVPCGFVPAGGVCRQRMNLGRSRVRGVEAEGEVALWRELHLTLGGLYADAVIVDGGPAPGLDGRRPAQVPQLEGSTGLRWAPARGLQAAVQVRYGGLQYEDDGNTLPLGGYATMDVRLGWRFGRFEAFVAVDNALDRTYLVGRSADGLETIGMPLLAHGGLRARF
- the valS gene encoding valine--tRNA ligase, whose translation is MSTVRAIDPATLPKHFDAAEAERRWHAAWDRLRTYAWDPARGRDETFVVDTPPPTVSGSLHVGHVFSYTHADCLARYQRMRGRNVFYPMGWDDNGLPTERRVQNFYNIRCDPSVPSRGVPDVPPPGNAKEAPALVSRPDFIGHCLVLTREDEEAFKALWTRLGLSVDWSLEYSTIDAHCRRTAQLSFRDLWDKGHVYSLEAPTMWDVDFQTAVAQAEVEDRPTRGAFHHVAFGVDGSSEHFVIATTRPELLPACVGVTAHPDDARYEHLFGKHALTPIFRVPVPIFPSELADPEKGTGILMVCTFGDATDVQWWREQRLQLRQIIGRNGRLVPVEFGSEGWESRDPERANAAYAEITGKAMNGARQKIVEQLRDAANAATPGGGPPLREEPKPLEHSVKYYEKGDRPLEFVTTRQWFVRLLRQKDALIAKGDVVRWHPDFMRLRFRNWTENLNADWCVSRQRFFGVPIPVWYPLDADGRPQHDAAICADAAQMPCDPTTDVPAGYSEAQRGAPGGFVADPDVFDTWFTSSLTPQISSHWPADAARHAQLFPADIRPQSHEIIRTWAFYTIAKALLHEDTIPWHHVVVSGWILDPDRKKMSKSKGNVVTPMHLLDDYGADGVRYWAASARLGTDTAFDDKVFKVGKRLVTKLFNAGKFVLGQAGPVAPITAPLDRAFVHRLARLVEQVTAHYERFDYAHALQDTEAFFWRDFTDTYLELVKGRARDAGAEQGSALAALRLGLSVLLRLFAPALPYITEEVWSWAFAEDHGAPTIHRAGWPSAAELAGVASSEDPACFDAAVACYAAINKAKSEGGVSTGRAVTQMTLAVDAATRTRLEPVLGDVLAAARVAGHLLETAPDLADGEFRVADAAFAPAPADA
- the nadC gene encoding carboxylating nicotinate-nucleotide diphosphorylase; this translates as MSADPVFDHPLVARLLELAIAEDVGGGDHTSEATVPASARAHGRLLAKQELVVCGLPLLERVFARLGGASVTVIAAEGQAVAAGSVVAGVGGAARTLLAGERLALNLVQHLCGIATLTRACVQRVVGTGLVIRDTRKTVPGMRVLAKYAVRAGGGTNHRLALDDAILVKDNHLSLGGGDFAAAVTAARRDFPGLPLEVECRTLAEVERAAAANPDLILLDNMSPAQMRDAVARVAGRVPLEASGGIGLDDLPAVAAAGVQYVAMGALTHSAGACDLSLKLTPAR